In one Micromonospora polyrhachis genomic region, the following are encoded:
- a CDS encoding PIN domain-containing protein: protein MPFSALLDANVLVPNALRDTLLRLAESDFYRPLWSPDIIAETRRTILRLRPDIEPKRLDAMFSCMDEAFSDALITGYEPLVGGMTNDEGDRHVLAAAVVGRADVIVTSNVKHFPRHTLDPLSIEALEPDRFLCLQYDLAPSLVVYVIKEQSADTGRSAGKPRLTVETLLNQLNTLGVPKFTSHIRGHLAGAKLHQRAPEVASAKADAAAGERVKTREGAADDQAPTEV, encoded by the coding sequence GTGCCGTTCTCAGCATTGCTCGATGCAAACGTCCTGGTGCCAAACGCTCTTCGTGACACTCTGCTAAGGCTCGCCGAGTCCGACTTCTATCGACCACTGTGGAGTCCAGACATCATCGCCGAGACGCGGCGAACCATCCTGCGCCTACGTCCTGACATCGAGCCAAAGCGCCTTGATGCCATGTTCAGCTGCATGGACGAGGCCTTCAGCGATGCTCTGATCACCGGATACGAACCCCTCGTTGGCGGGATGACCAACGACGAGGGTGACCGGCATGTCCTTGCCGCCGCTGTCGTCGGGCGCGCCGACGTAATCGTGACCAGCAACGTCAAGCACTTCCCGCGCCACACCCTCGACCCGCTCAGCATCGAGGCACTGGAGCCGGATCGGTTTCTATGCCTCCAATACGACCTTGCTCCTTCCCTGGTGGTTTACGTCATCAAGGAGCAAAGCGCGGATACAGGCAGATCCGCCGGCAAACCTCGGCTCACCGTCGAAACGCTGCTCAACCAACTCAACACTCTGGGAGTCCCAAAGTTCACGAGCCACATTCGGGGCCACCTGGCAGGCGCCAAGCTGCACCAGAGGGCACCGGAGGTGGCCAGCGCCAAGGCTGATGCAGCCGCAGGGGAACGGGTTAAGACCAGAGAAGGTGCCGCTGACGATCAAGCACCAACAGAGGTCTGA
- a CDS encoding winged helix-turn-helix domain-containing protein, translating into MDELLDDLMSKIENGTYPPGSQLPAGRALADVYDVSQSTISRAVATLRKRGVLVGRPGRGVFVAESSGR; encoded by the coding sequence ATGGACGAGCTGCTCGACGATTTGATGAGCAAGATCGAGAACGGAACCTACCCGCCGGGCTCACAGTTGCCCGCTGGCCGAGCCTTGGCTGATGTGTACGACGTTTCGCAGTCGACCATCAGCCGCGCGGTAGCGACGTTGCGGAAGCGGGGTGTCCTGGTGGGGCGGCCGGGTCGAGGCGTCTTCGTAGCTGAATCCTCCGGCCGCTGA
- a CDS encoding DivIVA domain-containing protein produces the protein MCALLRRLRGRRRDDHQPRHLRHDTTTRPAGHLTLRPWQVRSHHFTTRRRGLDPAEIRAFLHRVADELAVTQTALVAVQEENVRIKRALWAWQNAHSPSGYELARR, from the coding sequence GTGTGCGCACTCCTACGCCGACTACGCGGCAGACGGCGTGACGATCATCAACCGAGACACCTTCGCCACGACACCACCACAAGACCCGCCGGACACCTGACGCTGCGCCCCTGGCAGGTACGCAGCCATCACTTCACCACACGCCGTCGCGGCCTCGACCCAGCCGAGATCCGCGCCTTCCTACACCGGGTCGCCGACGAACTGGCCGTCACACAGACCGCTCTGGTCGCCGTCCAAGAAGAAAACGTACGCATCAAACGCGCGCTGTGGGCCTGGCAGAATGCCCACTCCCCGAGCGGGTACGAACTGGCCCGGCGATGA
- the mycP gene encoding type VII secretion-associated serine protease mycosin — translation MNRRPTRHRTSRVIVAAVAALATTFVAAPPAQADEIRDQQWHLGFLNIAEAHRITKGAGVTVAMVDTGVDAGHPDLIGSVLSGNDLTNAKGDLPDGRTDIDGHGTAMAGLIAAHGHGNGAGALGIAPQAKILPIRHGVTSRTGSDAEAAIRWATSQGVKVISLSLGAADDDVEMREVIQAAQRADIVVVAAAGNRPDDKKVIYPAAYPGVLAVGGVDRNGRHAEISVTGPEVVLAAPAVDIMTTGTRANGGNGYHLGRGTSDATAIVAGAVALVRAKYPHLKAPEVIHRLTATATDKGAPGRDDQYGYGIVNIVKALTADVPPLPEASLVPANPNPTFQVPGPAPNAIDGQNGQWPVGVIAAIGVGCLLLVGAVIAVAVLLLRRRSRT, via the coding sequence GTGAACCGGCGTCCCACCCGCCATCGGACCAGCCGGGTAATCGTCGCCGCCGTGGCCGCGCTCGCCACCACCTTCGTGGCCGCACCCCCCGCCCAGGCTGACGAAATCCGCGACCAGCAGTGGCACCTCGGCTTCCTCAACATTGCCGAAGCACACCGGATCACGAAGGGAGCCGGGGTCACCGTCGCCATGGTCGACACCGGGGTCGACGCGGGTCACCCCGACCTCATCGGTTCAGTGTTATCCGGCAACGACCTCACCAACGCTAAGGGCGACTTGCCGGATGGGCGGACCGACATCGACGGGCATGGTACCGCCATGGCCGGACTCATCGCCGCCCACGGTCACGGCAACGGGGCCGGCGCCCTCGGCATCGCCCCCCAAGCCAAGATCCTGCCGATTCGCCACGGCGTAACCTCAAGGACGGGTTCTGACGCCGAGGCTGCTATCCGGTGGGCGACCAGCCAGGGTGTCAAGGTAATCAGTCTTTCCCTCGGCGCTGCCGACGACGATGTTGAGATGCGGGAGGTCATCCAGGCGGCGCAGCGGGCTGACATCGTGGTCGTCGCTGCCGCCGGTAACCGCCCCGACGACAAGAAAGTCATCTACCCAGCTGCCTATCCGGGGGTGCTTGCCGTCGGCGGGGTGGACCGCAACGGCCGGCACGCCGAGATCTCCGTCACCGGACCGGAGGTCGTACTCGCCGCCCCCGCCGTCGACATCATGACCACGGGAACCCGTGCCAACGGCGGCAACGGTTATCACCTCGGCCGTGGCACCAGTGATGCCACGGCCATCGTGGCCGGGGCGGTGGCGCTGGTTCGGGCTAAGTATCCGCACCTCAAGGCACCTGAGGTCATCCACCGGCTCACCGCCACCGCTACCGACAAGGGCGCACCGGGCCGCGACGACCAGTACGGCTACGGCATCGTCAACATCGTCAAGGCGCTCACTGCCGACGTACCGCCGCTGCCCGAGGCGAGCCTCGTCCCAGCCAACCCGAACCCGACGTTCCAGGTGCCTGGGCCGGCTCCCAACGCGATCGATGGCCAGAACGGCCAATGGCCAGTGGGCGTCATCGCTGCTATCGGCGTGGGATGCCTCCTGCTGGTCGGGGCCGTCATCGCCGTTGCCGTCCTGCTGCTGCGCCGCCGCTCGCGGACCTGA
- the ligD gene encoding non-homologous end-joining DNA ligase, whose amino-acid sequence MTAERTGGKASRVRVEVDGRELELSNLDKVLYPSAGFTKGEVIDYYTRVAPVLLPHLRDRPLTRIRYPNGVDAPSFFEKNAPAGTPDWVRLERLPAPGSTKGREKLDYVVADDLPTLVWLANLAALELHTPQWRVGESPDMLVVDLDPGAPAGLPECSAVAVLMRNRLADDGIVSYPKTSGKKGMQLCCPIAGTQPADLVSAYAKRIAEELENAEPKLIISKMAKRLRPGKIFIDWSQNNAAKTTVTPYSLRAQATPTVSTPLTWSEVEEAGGGIPSTVRQFTSAEVLSRIDEYGDLMADLIDGGPEVPM is encoded by the coding sequence ATGACAGCTGAGCGCACCGGCGGGAAGGCGAGCCGGGTCCGGGTCGAGGTCGACGGCCGCGAGCTGGAACTCTCCAACCTCGACAAGGTGCTCTATCCGAGCGCCGGCTTCACCAAGGGCGAGGTGATCGACTACTACACCCGGGTCGCCCCGGTACTGCTGCCGCACCTGCGCGACCGCCCCCTGACCCGGATCCGCTACCCGAACGGGGTGGATGCCCCGTCCTTCTTCGAAAAGAACGCCCCGGCCGGCACCCCCGACTGGGTACGCCTGGAACGGCTGCCCGCCCCCGGGTCGACCAAGGGACGGGAGAAACTCGACTACGTGGTCGCCGACGACCTGCCCACCCTGGTCTGGTTGGCCAACCTCGCCGCGCTGGAACTGCACACCCCGCAGTGGCGGGTCGGCGAATCACCCGACATGCTCGTCGTCGACCTCGACCCGGGCGCACCGGCCGGGCTGCCCGAGTGCAGCGCGGTCGCCGTACTCATGCGGAACCGGCTCGCCGACGACGGAATCGTCAGCTATCCGAAGACCTCCGGCAAGAAGGGAATGCAGCTTTGCTGCCCGATCGCCGGCACCCAGCCGGCCGACCTGGTCTCGGCGTACGCCAAGCGGATCGCCGAGGAACTGGAGAACGCCGAGCCGAAACTGATCATCTCGAAGATGGCCAAGCGGCTCCGCCCCGGCAAGATCTTCATCGACTGGAGTCAGAACAACGCGGCCAAGACGACGGTGACGCCGTACTCGCTGCGGGCCCAAGCCACGCCGACTGTCTCCACACCGCTGACATGGTCGGAGGTGGAGGAGGCCGGGGGAGGCATCCCGAGCACCGTGCGCCAGTTCACCTCCGCCGAGGTGCTGTCCCGGATCGACGAGTACGGCGACCTGATGGCCGACCTGATCGACGGCGGCCCGGAGGTCCCGATGTAA
- the ligD gene encoding non-homologous end-joining DNA ligase, whose protein sequence is MPRAPVKPMLASVGDLPAGSEWGYEFKWDGVRALADIGGATIRLYARSGAEITIAYPELAALREQVDDVLLDGEVVVLSGGGVPSFTALAERMHVREKGKAARLAAAMPVTYMIFDLLRWRGESLTGRPYRERRDLLDGLDLNGPNWAVPPVFSDGPATYEAAGEHGLEGVMAKRLDSAYRPGVRSPDWVKIKLEVTGDFVVGGWRPGARRIGGLLVGVPGPDGRLVYRGRVGGGIGAATERELLGILEPLRSETSPFRGKLPVTDARGAIWVRPETVIEVKYGQRTPDGRLRFPRLRRLRPDKAVEDVTDDS, encoded by the coding sequence GTGCCCCGTGCGCCAGTCAAGCCGATGCTCGCCAGCGTTGGCGACCTGCCCGCCGGATCCGAATGGGGCTACGAATTCAAATGGGACGGAGTGCGTGCGCTAGCCGATATCGGTGGCGCCACGATACGCCTCTACGCCCGATCCGGTGCCGAGATCACAATCGCCTATCCGGAACTGGCCGCGCTCCGGGAGCAGGTGGACGACGTACTGCTCGATGGTGAGGTGGTCGTGTTGAGCGGGGGTGGCGTGCCGTCGTTCACCGCGCTCGCCGAGCGGATGCACGTACGGGAGAAGGGCAAGGCCGCCCGGCTCGCGGCGGCGATGCCGGTGACGTACATGATCTTCGACCTGCTCCGGTGGCGCGGCGAGTCCCTGACCGGCCGCCCCTACCGCGAGCGGCGGGATCTACTCGACGGGCTCGACCTCAACGGCCCCAACTGGGCCGTGCCACCGGTCTTCTCCGACGGACCAGCCACCTACGAGGCGGCCGGGGAACACGGCCTGGAAGGGGTGATGGCCAAGCGACTCGACTCGGCCTACCGTCCCGGGGTCCGCTCGCCCGACTGGGTCAAGATCAAGCTGGAGGTGACCGGTGACTTCGTGGTCGGCGGTTGGCGACCCGGGGCGCGCCGGATCGGCGGCCTGCTGGTGGGCGTACCCGGACCGGACGGGCGACTCGTCTACCGGGGTCGGGTCGGCGGCGGCATCGGTGCGGCGACCGAACGAGAACTGCTCGGCATCCTGGAACCGCTCCGGTCCGAAACGTCACCATTTCGCGGCAAGCTCCCCGTCACCGATGCCCGAGGGGCGATCTGGGTAAGACCAGAGACTGTCATCGAAGTGAAGTACGGCCAGCGCACCCCGGACGGGCGGCTACGGTTCCCCCGGCTACGCCGGTTACGCCCCGACAAGGCGGTGGAGGACGTGACCGATGACAGCTGA
- the ku gene encoding non-homologous end joining protein Ku yields the protein MRAIWKGAVSFGLVSIGVKLYSATEEKDIRFHQVHREDGGRIRYKRTCSVCGEEVSYDDIAKGYDIGGGEMVILTDADFADLPLTTSHAIDVLEFVPAEQVDPILYNKAYFLEPEGAATKPYVLLRDALADAERVAIVKVALRQREQLATLRVREGVLLLNTMLWPDEIRTPSFGFLDEDIKVRGPELAMASSLIDSMAGEFEPDAFTDDYRTALQEVIDAKVEGREVVQPEEVEEAPAAAVDLMAALRASVDRARAARGEAPTRGETRAGGGAGKPTPITSAKSAQRAAQAAKKATAKKPAKKAEGAKKTAGKKTAEKATGAKATGRKAAGEKKAAPKKAARKSA from the coding sequence ATGCGGGCCATCTGGAAAGGTGCGGTTTCGTTCGGGCTGGTCTCCATCGGAGTCAAGCTTTACTCAGCTACCGAGGAAAAGGACATCCGCTTCCACCAGGTGCACCGTGAGGATGGCGGCCGAATCCGATACAAACGCACCTGTTCGGTTTGTGGCGAGGAGGTCAGCTACGACGACATCGCCAAGGGCTACGACATCGGCGGCGGCGAGATGGTGATCCTCACCGACGCGGACTTCGCCGACCTGCCGTTGACCACCTCGCACGCGATCGACGTGCTGGAGTTCGTACCGGCCGAGCAGGTCGACCCGATCCTCTACAACAAGGCGTACTTCCTGGAGCCGGAAGGGGCGGCGACCAAGCCGTACGTGCTGCTGCGCGACGCGCTGGCCGACGCCGAGCGGGTGGCCATCGTCAAGGTGGCACTACGTCAACGCGAGCAACTCGCCACTCTCCGGGTACGCGAGGGCGTGCTGCTGCTCAACACGATGCTCTGGCCGGACGAGATCCGTACCCCGAGTTTCGGCTTCCTCGACGAGGACATCAAGGTGCGGGGGCCGGAGTTGGCGATGGCCAGTTCCCTGATCGACTCGATGGCCGGGGAGTTCGAGCCGGACGCCTTCACCGACGACTACCGGACGGCGTTGCAGGAGGTGATCGACGCCAAGGTCGAGGGTCGGGAGGTGGTGCAGCCGGAAGAGGTGGAGGAGGCACCGGCCGCCGCGGTGGACCTGATGGCGGCGCTGCGCGCGTCGGTGGACCGGGCGCGAGCCGCCCGGGGTGAGGCACCGACCCGGGGTGAGACGCGGGCCGGGGGCGGGGCTGGCAAGCCGACGCCGATCACCTCGGCGAAGTCGGCGCAGCGTGCCGCCCAGGCGGCGAAGAAGGCCACCGCCAAGAAGCCGGCCAAGAAGGCCGAGGGTGCGAAGAAGACCGCCGGCAAGAAGACGGCCGAGAAGGCGACCGGGGCCAAGGCGACCGGCCGGAAGGCTGCTGGAGAGAAGAAGGCCGCCCCGAAGAAGGCGGCCCGCAAGAGCGCCTGA
- a CDS encoding PPOX class F420-dependent oxidoreductase translates to MTILTDQDLALLNEPHLAHVATIEADGSPHVTPVWVDTDGEHIVFNTAKGRVKFDNLARNPAVAVSVVDRANDFRTLWVKGTAELVEEGAEAHIHQLAKKYLGQDRYPLQPGEERVIVRITPTQKLGRG, encoded by the coding sequence ATGACGATCCTCACTGACCAAGATCTGGCTCTGCTCAACGAGCCGCACCTCGCCCACGTGGCGACGATCGAGGCGGACGGCAGCCCGCACGTGACACCGGTGTGGGTGGACACCGACGGCGAGCACATCGTCTTCAACACGGCAAAAGGGCGGGTGAAGTTCGACAACCTGGCCCGGAACCCGGCGGTGGCGGTATCCGTGGTGGACCGGGCCAACGACTTCCGGACGCTCTGGGTCAAGGGCACCGCGGAGCTGGTCGAGGAGGGGGCCGAGGCGCACATTCACCAGCTGGCGAAGAAGTATCTCGGCCAGGACCGGTACCCGCTGCAACCCGGCGAGGAGCGCGTGATCGTCCGGATCACGCCCACCCAGAAGCTGGGGCGCGGCTAA
- a CDS encoding SCO6745 family protein, with product MWTHFEPVHAITYFHPRPQAAYEAAGLRGWRSYFAARSAPLGPVEAAPVVAAFFGFAPAMVARALPSVWHLVSPEDALHTRLTGAVQALAELTYDLPEAHLTELAELLEAAADHLDHSGRILGAVNAALPRPEQSLGRLWQAATTLREHRGDGHVAALVAAGLDGPESLVWRASIDLPRQVLQPYRGWTDEEWQAAADRLTARGWLTADGKPTEAGRTAYQAIEETTDRTAAGPWRALDPTETGRLRELLAPVAHACYAVLPPVTPHGLPAPIR from the coding sequence ATGTGGACACACTTCGAACCGGTACATGCCATCACCTACTTCCATCCCCGCCCCCAAGCGGCGTACGAGGCAGCCGGACTACGTGGCTGGCGCAGCTACTTCGCCGCCCGATCCGCACCACTGGGCCCAGTCGAGGCGGCGCCTGTGGTCGCCGCGTTCTTCGGGTTCGCCCCCGCCATGGTGGCCCGGGCCCTGCCCTCGGTCTGGCACCTGGTCAGCCCGGAGGATGCGTTACACACCCGGCTCACCGGAGCCGTACAGGCCCTCGCCGAACTGACGTACGACCTGCCGGAGGCCCACCTCACCGAGTTGGCCGAACTACTGGAGGCCGCCGCCGACCACCTCGACCACAGCGGCCGGATCCTCGGCGCGGTCAACGCGGCGCTACCCCGCCCTGAGCAGTCCCTCGGCCGGCTCTGGCAGGCGGCCACCACACTCCGCGAGCACCGGGGCGACGGGCATGTCGCCGCCCTGGTGGCGGCGGGGCTGGACGGGCCGGAATCGCTCGTCTGGCGAGCCAGCATCGACCTGCCCCGGCAGGTGTTGCAGCCCTACCGGGGCTGGACCGACGAGGAATGGCAGGCGGCAGCGGACCGGCTGACCGCCCGGGGCTGGCTCACTGCCGACGGGAAGCCGACCGAGGCCGGGCGTACGGCGTACCAGGCGATCGAGGAGACCACCGACCGGACGGCGGCCGGGCCATGGCGGGCCCTCGACCCGACAGAGACCGGCCGACTGAGGGAACTGCTCGCTCCGGTCGCCCACGCCTGCTATGCGGTTCTGCCACCCGTCACCCCGCACGGCCTGCCCGCCCCGATCCGCTGA
- a CDS encoding HAD family hydrolase, translated as MGSVTDAMIFDLDGVIVDSEPVWEEVRRAYVALHGGRWQPDTQHRLMGMSTGEWSHYLSDELGVDRTPEQVATEVIEEMTRRYAKHVPLIDRADQVVRRLAARWPLGLASSSPTRLIAAALAATGLTDAFRTTLSTEETAHGKPAPDVYLAVAETLGVDPARCVAIEDSSNGVRSAAAAGMRVIAVPHAAYPLAPDAEEQATLVLPSIGDLTDQAVEAAATN; from the coding sequence ATGGGGAGCGTGACGGATGCGATGATCTTCGACTTGGACGGCGTGATCGTGGACTCCGAGCCGGTCTGGGAGGAGGTCCGACGCGCCTACGTGGCCCTGCACGGCGGCCGGTGGCAGCCGGACACCCAGCACCGGCTGATGGGCATGAGCACCGGAGAGTGGTCCCACTACCTCAGTGACGAACTGGGCGTCGACCGTACGCCGGAGCAGGTCGCCACCGAGGTGATCGAGGAGATGACCCGGCGGTACGCGAAACACGTACCCCTGATCGACCGCGCCGACCAGGTCGTCCGCCGGCTCGCCGCGCGGTGGCCGCTGGGGTTGGCCAGTTCCTCGCCCACCCGGCTGATCGCGGCGGCGCTGGCCGCGACGGGCCTGACCGACGCGTTCCGCACCACCCTCTCCACCGAGGAGACCGCCCACGGCAAGCCCGCACCCGACGTCTACCTCGCGGTCGCCGAGACGCTCGGCGTCGACCCGGCACGCTGCGTCGCCATCGAGGACTCGTCCAACGGCGTACGCTCCGCAGCCGCCGCCGGGATGCGGGTGATCGCGGTGCCACACGCGGCCTATCCACTCGCCCCGGACGCCGAAGAGCAAGCCACCCTGGTCCTGCCGTCCATCGGCGACCTCACCGACCAGGCCGTTGAGGCCGCCGCCACGAACTAG